From the genome of Argentina anserina chromosome 4, drPotAnse1.1, whole genome shotgun sequence, one region includes:
- the LOC126790638 gene encoding ER lumen protein-retaining receptor-like, which produces MNIFRLAGDMMHLASVLVLLLKIHTIKSCAGVSLKTQELYALVFATRYLDIFVTFYSVYNTFMKLIFLGSSFSIVWYIRHHRIVRRSYDKDQDTFRHLFLLLPCLLLALVINEKFTFREVLWAFSIYLEAVAILPQLVLLQRTRNIDNLTGQYVVLLGAYRGLYILNWIYRYFTEEGFVHWITWIAGIIQTLLYGDFFYYYFQSWKNNVKLELPA; this is translated from the exons ATGAATATATTCAGATTAGCGGGAGATATGATGCATTTGGCTAGTGTTCTTGTTCTGCTTCTCAAGATCCACACTATCAAGTCCTGTGCTG GTGTTTCCTTGAAGACTCAAGAACTCTATGCTCTTGTCTTTGCTACCCGCTACTTAGATATCTTTGTTACCTTCTACTCCGTTTATAATACCTTCATGAAGTTGATATTCTTGGGCAGTTCTTTCTCAATTGTTTGGTATATACGGCACCACAGGATTGTTCGTAGATCATATGATAAGGACCAAGACACATTTCGCCATCTTTTTCTCCTACTCCCTTGCCTGCTTTTGGCCCTTGTCATCAATGAGAAATTCACTTTTAGAGAG GTGTTGTGGGCTTTTTCTATATACTTGGAAGCAGTCGCCATACTTCCTCAGCTGGTGCTGTTGCAAAGGACAAGAAATATTGACAACTTAACTGGTCAATATGTAGTCCTCCTCGG GGCATATAGAGGATTGTACATATTGAATTGGATTTACCGCTACTTTACTGAAGAAGGCTTTGTCCACTGGATAA CTTGGATAGCAGGGATAATCCAGACCTTACTCTATGGTGATTTCTTCTACTATTACTTCCAAAG TTGGAAGAACAATGTAAAGCTTGAGTTGCCTGCTTGA